The Urocitellus parryii isolate mUroPar1 chromosome 13, mUroPar1.hap1, whole genome shotgun sequence genome has a window encoding:
- the Lrrc30 gene encoding leucine-rich repeat-containing protein 30 has protein sequence MGARQSRANPKDKDPKKMLLGRRQRFSSWDDTLLLGKDPRSLLKRGMRHVSFSLVTKGMTDIPDFLWGLSEVQKLNLSHNQLRVLPPEVGKLTHIVVLNLCGNRLKSLPREISLLQSLKVLFVNMNCLTEVPAELSLCRSLEVLSVSHNCLSQLPASFSDLSRLKKLNLSNNYFAHIPICVFSLKELDFLHVGSNRLENIAESIQCLASLQIFIAESNNIHSFPRSLCLITSLELLNLNNNDIQTLPEELYLLNRLARIAWNPMDKGLHISHNPLSKPLPELVEGGLEMLFSYLKDKKHS, from the coding sequence ATGGGGGCCAGGCAGTCAAGAGCCAACCCCAAGGACAAGGACCCCAAGAAGATGCTCCTGGGGAGGAGACAGAGGTTTTCTTCATGGGATGATACCCTACTCTTGGGAAAGGACCCGCGGTCCCTGTTGAAGCGGGGCATGCGCCACGTCAGCTTCAGCTTGGTCACCAAAGGGATGACGGACATCCCAGATTTTCTGTGGGGCTTGTCCGAGGTCCAGAAACTCAATCTGTCTCATAACCAGCTCAGGGTTCTCCCTCCTGAGGTGGGGAAACTGACCCACATCGTGGTCCTCAATTTGTGTGGCAATCGCCTGAAGAGTCTGCCCAGAGAAATCAGCCTCCTCCAGAGCCTCAAAGTCCTGTTTGTCAACATGAACTGCCTGACCGAGGTGCCGGCCGAGCTGAGCCTGTGCAGAAGCCTGGAAGTGCTGAGTGTGTCGCACAACTGCCTGTCCCAGCTTCCCGCCAGCTTCTCCGACCTCTCCAGATTGAAGAAGCTGAACCTCAGCAACAACTACTTTGCGCATATCCCCATCTGTGTGTTCTCGCTGAAGGAACTGGACTTCTTGCATGTGGGCTCAAATCGCTTGGAAAACATCGCCGAGAGCATCCAGTGCCTGGCCAGCCTGCAGATCTTCATTGCCGAGAGCAATAACATCCACTCCTTCCCGAGGTCCCTTTGCCTCATCACGAGCCTAGAGCTGCTGAACCTAAACAACAATGACATCCAGACCCTCCCGGAGGAGCTCTACCTGCTGAACAGGTTGGCAAGGATTGCCTGGAATCCCATGGACAAAGGGCTCCACATTTCCCATAACCCTTTATCCAAGCCCCTGCCCGAGCTGGTGGAGGGAGGCCTGGAGATGCTCTTCAGCTACCTAAAGGACAAAAAACACAGCTGA